CGCTACTCTCCGGATTCCTCTACCTGCTATACCCCATCGTCATCTTCCTGCCCGCCTGGGCCGCGCCATTAATACTCACCGAATACTTCGACCCCGTAACGCTCGCGCCCCTGCCCGGCTTTGACCTCCAGCAAACCTACGTATTGATGGCCCAGCGCGTACTCTCCGGACTCATGCCCGGATTGATCGGCCTATTGATCTGTTCCATGTTCGCCGCCACCATGTCCATGATCGACAGCGACCTCAACGCCCTCGCCGCCGTATTCACAAAAGACATCTATCAGCGCAATATCAAGCGCGCCTGGACACAGCAAGCACTCTTCCGGGTCGGTAAAATCGTCACATTGATCTTTGGAATAGCCATCATTATCACAGGCGTTATCATCGCCGAAAGCAAAGGCGCGGAAAAAGTATTCACCGCAACCGTCCAGATATTCGGGGCACTCCTATCCCCCATAGCAATACCTCTAATGTTCGGCATGCTCTTCCGAAAACCCACAGCGCGGGGCGCGATATTAGCCCTCGCGGGCGGCCTACTGACCTACGCCGTCCTCGTACAAATAACGGACAACTTCGCCATTTATACCGGCGGCGAAATCCTCGTCGGCCTATGCTTGTACTTCGGCGAAGGATGGATCGGAACGCGCACCCAGGAAAAAGAAAAAGAAGTCAAAAATTTGTTCGACAAATTGACTTCTCGATAGGGCGCTGCCGGAATTAAAAAAAAACAAAAAAAAATCTTGACATGTCCATATCAATAGAGCTATCATGGCATATAACTCGTTGTTTTTTTAAGTCTTGTTAAGTTTTATTTTTACTTATTATTAAAATCTCTAAAAAATGGAGGTGAGGCCAATACGCTGAACAGTTCAGGTTAGTACACTCTGTATCTCGTCAACCTTTAACTGAGAGTAGCATCATCTCGAGATGTAGAAAGGAGAGTTTATGACACGCACGTTGACTTCTTTTCTCGCAAGCGTATTACTGGTACTTGCATCGGGTGATTTATTTGCCCAGCAGAACGGATGGGGTCTCGGTGGATTTGCCAATTACCACGTACCCCTGTCCAACTTGCGGGACCGCTACGACCAGGCGGGGAAATACGGCATAAACGTGAACTATGTGGCCAGCGACCTCGTAACCGTTGAAGTGGAATACCACTATTCCAAATTCGACAACGGGAAACTCGCGTCCAAACCGTTTATATACCCGATTGACGGTCGGGAATACACCAGCCCTAACGCTTCATCGACAATGACGTTTAACAGCGTAGCCGTAAACGCGCTCGTCTTTGTGGGCGAAGAGAATCGGCAACACGGATTTCGGGCAAAAGACTATCGCCATTACATAGCCCTCGGCGGTGGTTTTTTCCGTTATAACGCCGAAAACAGCAACCTGGTGTGGCCGGCTCAAACCAGCGATCCAATCGACTTAAACACCGTAATGGATCCGCAAATCGACAAACGCACCACCATAGCACTCACCACGGGTGCGGGTATGGAAGCATTTGTCACCGATAATATCAGTCTGGATGTACGCGGGCGCTTAAACTTCGTCGTGGGCGAATTGAGACCCATGCTCTTTTACGAACTGGAACGCGCTCGCCCGTTAATGTTCTTCGATATAGGAGCCGGAGTTAAGTTTTATTTCTGGCGTTAACCCATTCACCCTTTAAGGAGGTCGTGCTATGAAGCACAGACTGTTGTTTTTCAGTTTTCTGACTGTTGGTTTCCTGCTTGCCGGAACCGGCGACCTGTGGGCGGGTAGCACGGGTAAGATCAACGGGGTTGTGCGAGATAACAGCGGACAACCACTGCCGGGGGCCAACGTAGTGATCAAAGGCACTCAGCGCGGCGCTGTCACCGATGCCGATGGGTATTACGCAATTATCCAGGCAGACCCGGGACGCGTCACCCTCACCGGATCGCTCGTCGGTTATGAGACCGTCCAGGTTCAGGACGTATTGATCATTGTCGATCAGACCGTCACCGTGAATTTCTCGCTCAAAGAAGCCGCTGTAGAACTCGGCGAACTGGTCGTCGTTGCGGATCGTCCACTCGTGGAACCAGACAAAACCACGAGTAAATACACCGTAACCGTCGAAGAAACCGAACGCCTTTTGAGCATCGTGCGCAACACATCCGAGCTTTTGCAATTGCAGCCCGGCGTGGCAGTAGATGGTAGCAACCGCTTGCGTGGCAGCCGAGTCGGCGGCCCCGGATCCGGTTACAGCGATGTTGTATGGGGCAGCGACGTGGCCTATATGGTCGATGGCATACGGATAAACTACAACGATGGCCGCGGGGCTGGCGGACAGTTCCGAACCGTGAACCGCGGGGCAATCCAGGAATTGTCAGTGCTCACCGGTGTAACACCCGCCGAATTTGGCAATGCACAGGCTGGCGTGGTACAAATCGTGACAAAAGACGGCGGCAATCAGTACAATGGCTGGGGCGAATTTCGCTATGAGCCTGCCGGGAAAAAGCACTGGGGTATGAATGTCTATGACGCCCCCCAACATCAGGACAAAATGCAGTGGGACAATCCCAACTGGCTGACGGAACGGCGTCCCGATCTGGGTTTGGACAACCAGATACTGACAGACTTGGCTGGCGAACCCCTGCATATCCGGGAAGACTACACAGAGGTCAGCGGTTGGGATGCAGAGGCAAATCTCACGGGTCCCATTGGCACCAATGTCTCCTTTGTCGCCACGGCAAAACACGGCCGCCTGGCCAATCGCTATCCGGGATCCAAGCAGACGGGATTTTACAACGATACCAACAGATTTATCCCCACGGGTCCAGATAACCTGACGCTTTCCGGTAGCTTCACCTTTAGACCAAGCCCTAATTTGAAGCTCAAATTGGGCGGACTTTACCAGGGATACGAATACTGGTCAGACGGCGTGGCCGATCCCTATATCCGCACGGCAGATTCACTTCCAGGCGTACACCGGGGTCTCGGCAACGGTGGTCGGGATCTGTTTTTGCCGCCAGATTGGTCGGGGGCTGGAAAGCGCATGGAAAGCGAAGAAATGCAATATCTGGTCGTGACCCATACACTCTCGCCCAAAACATTTTACGAAGT
This genomic interval from Gemmatimonadota bacterium contains the following:
- a CDS encoding outer membrane beta-barrel protein, which gives rise to MTRTLTSFLASVLLVLASGDLFAQQNGWGLGGFANYHVPLSNLRDRYDQAGKYGINVNYVASDLVTVEVEYHYSKFDNGKLASKPFIYPIDGREYTSPNASSTMTFNSVAVNALVFVGEENRQHGFRAKDYRHYIALGGGFFRYNAENSNLVWPAQTSDPIDLNTVMDPQIDKRTTIALTTGAGMEAFVTDNISLDVRGRLNFVVGELRPMLFYELERARPLMFFDIGAGVKFYFWR